A region of Amyelois transitella isolate CPQ chromosome 11, ilAmyTran1.1, whole genome shotgun sequence DNA encodes the following proteins:
- the LOC106140004 gene encoding RNA-binding region-containing protein 3-like yields the protein MSKVLIIRHLPSTLSFEDKEQLLKHFGAEKVWETKFKRNYIFASFANAEKAKSSLLRLHQLEIAGRRLVVEYSFEGEPVSQKPESEQTSSITKHVTEFLCALNAWNPSVDFYQPPPMHINYKYPDIDCNIIVNIIYCLLSHKPFYVQTLHLMNKMCLDIPFEENEKAIQYFKETFRTYFIDEILPMPVNQSDTDESEISSDEHEKQHQPTPVSLKRLHTLPKTRKRPAAILSTATLPKVRKVPHNQVEVFENVAPLQETKKISVFVPQDALQKAPESLEVIGELGKFQKPEQPEKVTDTPIEIEQPTITRKELLKNRISYRDMKILPVYKNYHPGQPSMRLYIKNLAKTVTEQDVKRIYKHYVAHLPDDDVGFDVRVMQEGKMKGQAFVTFPSVEIAETALNETNGFMLKERPMVVQFARAANKKTIE from the coding sequence ATGTctaaagtattaattataagacATTTACCCTCAACGTTGTCTTTTGAAGACAAAGAGCAGCTTTTGAAGCACTTCGGCGCCGAAAAAGTTTGggaaacaaaattcaaaagaaattatatattcGCGTCTTTCGCTAACGCTGAGAAGGCAAAGAGCTCATTACTTAGGCTTCATCAACTCGAAATAGCTGGCAGAAGGTTGGTAGTAGAGTACTCATTTGAAGGTGAACCTGTATCTCAAAAACCGGAATCTGAACAAACTTCGTCTATTACCAAACATGTCACAGAATTTCTTTGCGCTCTCAACGCCTGGAATCCTTCTGTTGACTTTTACCAGCCTCCTCCTATGCACATTAACTACAAATATCCAGATATTGACTGCAATATCATtgtgaatattatttactgcCTTTTATCTCACAAACCATTTTACGTACAAACACTacatttaatgaataaaatgtgtCTTGACATTCCTTTTGAAGAGAACGAAAAGGCTATACAATACTTTAAAGAAACTTTTAGGACATATTTTATAGATGAAATTTTACCAATGCCAGTTAACCAATCTGATACTGATGAATCTGAAATATCAAGTGATGAGCATGAGAAACAACATCAGCCCACTCCAGTGTCTTTGAAGCGCCTCCATACACTACCAAAAACAAGAAAGAGGCCAGCAGCCATTTTGTCAACAGCCACATTGCCTAAAGTTCGGAAAGTTCCACATAATCAGGTAGAAGTGTTTGAGAATGTGGCACCGCTCCAAGAGACAAAGAAGATATCAGTGTTTGTTCCCCAGGATGCCTTGCAGAAAGCCCCAGAATCACTAGAAGTAATAGGAGAGTTGGGGAAATTCCAGAAGCCAGAGCAACCAGAAAAGGTCACAGACACACCTATAGAAATTGAACAGCCCACTATAACTAGAAAGGAATTGTTGAAAAATAGAATATCATACAGAGACATGAAGATTCTGCCAGTTTACAAGAACTACCACCCAGGGCAACCTTCCATGAGATTGTATATAAAGAATCTGGCTAAAACTGTGACTGAGCAGGATGTTAAGAGGATATACAAACATTACGTTGCACACCTCCCAGATGATGACGTAGGGTTCGACGTCCGAGTGATGCAAGAGGGGAAGATGAAAGGGCAAGCATTTGTCACTTTCCCTTCAGTTGAAATAGCTGAGACTGCTTTGAATGAGACTAATGGATTTATGTTGAAAGAAAGACCTATGGTTGTGCAGTTTGCTAGagctgcaaataaaaaaactattgagtaa
- the LOC106140000 gene encoding chitobiosyldiphosphodolichol beta-mannosyltransferase gives MEALGKAAKIVVLGDIGRSPRMQYHALSLANIGFKVTIIGYLETTPLKEILDHSGISIARLNPMALDKGPKLIQYALKAIWQTISLFLTLLISGRCDYLLCQNPPAIPTLPVCRFYCLVTRTKFCIDWHNYAFSIMAMSLPPDHLLLKVSKVIEMYFGQSSQHNFCVTYAMKADLLNNWDILATVLYDRPPKIFNPISIEEKHKFFIKLSQQYPQFGSPGREQLNSGDSITKTVATEKQGDDIQLRADRPGILFSSTSWTQDEDFSILMQALQVYETTFSLSDHSKLPKLLCVITGKGPMKQNYVNQIAKRNWKYVTVVTPWLEACDYPAMVASADLGVCLHTSSSGLDLPMKVVDMFGAGLPVCAHDFRCLDELVKNGKNGYIFKNSHELSELIINWFQEFPNNKVQNAKVEKMKAELADFQKSRWEENWNFIAKKFFE, from the exons ATGGAAGCCCTTGGAAAGGCAGCTAAAATTGTAGTATTGGGCGACATAGGCAGAAGCCCACGAATGCAGTACCACGCATTATCACTTGCAAATATTGGTTTTAAAGTTACCATAATTGGCTATCTGGAAACTACTCCACTGAAAGAAATACTAGATCATTCTGGAATTAGCATAGCAAGGTTAAATCCTATGGCATTAGATAAAGGACCAAAACTAATTCAGTACGCGTTGAAGGCAATATGGCAAACTATAAGTTTGTTCTTAACATTGTTAATAAGTGGTCGGTGTGATTATTTACTATGCCAAAACCCTCCTGCGATACCCACATTGCCAGTGTGTCGTTTTTACTGTCTAGTGACGAGAACGAAGTTCTGCATTGACTGGCACAACTATGCATTCTCCATTATGGCCATGTCGTTGCCGCCTGATCATCTCTTGCTTAAGGTCTCCAAGGTTATTGAGATGTATTTCGGCCAGTCCTCTCAACACAATTTCTGTGTTACGTATGCTATGAAAGCTGATTTATTGAACAACTGGGACATTCT TGCTACAGTGCTTTATGACCGGCCtcctaaaatatttaaccCTATCAGTATAGAGGAGAAGCATAAATTCTTCATAAAGCTGAGCCAGCAGTATCCTCAGTTTGGGAGCCCGGGTCGGGAACAGCTCAACTCTGGTGACAGCATCACTAAGACAGTTGCAACTGAAAAGCAAGGAGATGATATCCAGTTGAGGGCGGACCGGCCAGGCATTCTGTTCAGTAGCACCAGCTGGACTCAGGACGAGGACTTTAGCATTTTGATGCAAGCTCTACAAG tATATGAAACAACATTCAGTCTGTCAGACCACTCGAAGCTGCCCAAGCTGCTTTGTGTTATCACAGGCAAAGGTCCCATGAAACAAAACTATGTCAATCAAATAGCTAAACGGAACTGGAAGTATGTGACAGTTGTGACACCTTGGCTGGAGGCCTGTGATTACCCCGCCATGGTGGCCAGTGCGGACCTAGGAGTGTGCCTGCACACCAGCTCCTCTGGCCTAGATCTTCCTATGAAAGTTGTGGATATGTTCGGGGCAGGGCTGCCTGTGTGTGCACATGATTTTAGATG TTTAGATGAATTAGTCAAAAATGGGAAAAATGGTTACATCTTTAAAAATAGCCATGAATTGtcagaattaattattaactgGTTTCAAGAGTTCCCCAACAATAAGGTTCAGAATGCTAAAGTGGAGAAAATGAAGGCAGAATTAGCAGATTTCCAAAAATCAAGATGGGAAGAAAATTGGAATTTTATAGCTAAGAAATTTTTCGAAtga
- the LOC106140001 gene encoding NHP2-like protein 1 has protein sequence MAEEAAVNPKAYPLADAALTAKILNLVQQAANYKQLRKGANEATKTLNRGLSEFIIMAADAEPLEIVLHIPILCEDKNVPYVFVRSKQALGRACGVSRPIISCSITINEGSQLKPQIQSIQQEIERLLV, from the exons ATG GCGGAAGAAGCAGCGGTTAATCCCAAAGCGTATCCGTTGGCGGACGCAGCACTGACTGCCAAAATCTTAAACCTTGTTCAGCAAGCTGCAAACTACAAGCAATTAAGAAAAGGTGCTAATGAAGCCACAAAAACCTTAAATAGAGGTCTCTCAGAGTTTATTATAATGGCTGCCGATGCGGAGCCCTTAGAAATCGTGCTTCACATTCCTATTTTATGCGAGGACAAGAATGTGCCATATGTGTTTGTGAGATCAAAGCAAGCGCTTGGCCGTGCGTGCGGCGTGTCTCGGCCAATCATTTCCTGCTCCATCACTATTAATGAAGGGAGTCAGCTGAAGCCTCAGATCCAAAGTATCCAGCAAGAAATTGAAAGACTCTTAGTTTAA
- the LOC106140009 gene encoding cleavage and polyadenylation specificity factor subunit 4: MEVIVANVDHIKFDIDFALEEQYGALPLPFPGMDKSTAAVCEFFSQPGGCGNGPQCPYRHVRGDRTVVCKHWLRGLCKKGDQCEFLHEYDMTKMPECYFYARFNACHNKECPFLHIDPESKIKDCPWYDRGFCRHGPHCRHRHVRRVLCINYLSGFCPDGPKCKYMHPRFELPAPPEQTKDAKRQPVCHYCSEVGHKASSCHKIPAEQREAAQRQEEARYRALGYVKPAGEAEEGPRPRAFVHKPLEEVTCFKCGTKGHYANKCPKGHLAFLSSQVNQNNQQMYKKPN; encoded by the exons ATGGAAGTTATCGTTGCAAATGTCGATCACATCAAATTTGATATTGATTTCGCCTTAGAAGAGCAATATGGAGCTCTTCCTTTACCTTTTCCTGGAATGGACA aATCAACAGCAGCTGTGTGTGAATTTTTTAGCCAACCTGGTGGTTGTGGCAATGGCCCTCAATGTCCCTATAGACACGTCCGTGGGGACCGAACCGTGGTCTGCAAACATTGGCTTCGAGGACTTTGTAAAAAAGGCGACCAGTGCGAGTTCCTACATGAATATGACATGACCAAAATGCCTGAATGTTACTTCTATGCTAGATTCAATGCCTGTCACAACAAGGAATGTCCATTCTTACACATAGATCCAGAGAGCAAAATCAAAGATTGTCCCtg GTATGATCGAGGTTTCTGCCGGCACGGGCCTCACTGCCGCCACCGTCACGTGCGCCGCGTGCTCTGCATCAACTACCTGTCCGGCTTCTGTCCGGACGGGCCAAAGTGCAAGTACATGCACCCCCGCTTCGAGCTGCCCGCGCCCCCGGAGCAGACCAAGGACGCCAAGCGCCAGCCTGTGTGCCACTACTGCTCTGAAGTGGGCCACAAAGCGTCCAGTTGTCACAAGATACCTGCAGAA CAAAGAGAGGCAGCACAAAGACAAGAGGAAGCCCGGTACCGCGCGCTGGGCTACGTGAAGCCGGCCGGCGAGGCGGAGGAGGGCCCGCGGCCGCGCGCCTTCGTGCACAAGCCGCTGGAGGAGGTCACGTGCTTCAAGTGCGGCACCAAGGGCCACTACGCCAACAAGTGCCCCAAGGGACACCTGGCTTTCCTCTCTAGCCAGGTTAACCAGAATAACCAGCAAATGTACAAAAAACCCAACTAG